ATTTTCCAGATGTGCATGAACATCATTTGTATGTAAGATCGTCAGCTCAAAGGTAGCCGGTTTTTCTACCGCGGCTGCTTTCCCTGTGAAAATAATCGTGATCAACAGAATACATGCAGCGATCGTCCGTTTCACATCCACCACTCCTAAACGTTTCCTTTTTGTCTACTATGCAGCAAAATGGGCTGTTTTATGAAAAACAAAAAGCACTCCCCCGAAGGAAAGTGCTTTTGCTGGTATCAGTCAACCATATGATCGCTTCCGAAGAAGTTCTTGAACATTTGGAAAGTGGTTTCCCTGTTCAGTGCGGCAATCGATGTTGTCAAAGGAATTCCTTTTGGACATGATTGAACACAGTTTTGGGAGTTTCCACAGTTTGCAAGGCCGCCGTCACCCATGATGGCTTCCAGACGCTCGTCCTGGTTCATCGCACCTGTTGGATGGGCGTTGAACAGACGTACCTGCGATAATGGCGCCGGACCGATGAAGTCCGATTTGCTGTTTACGTTCGGGCACGCTTCAAGGCATACTCCGCACGTCATGCATTTCGATAATTCATACGCCCACTGACGCTTTTTCTCCGGCATACGCGGTCCAGGACCAAGATCGTACGTTCCATCGATCGGGATCCATGCTTTGACCTTTTTCAAGCTGTCGAACATGCGGCTGCGGTCTACCTGCAGGTCGCGGACAACAGGGAATGTGCGCATCGGCTCAAGGCGGATCGGCTGTTCCAATTGATCGACAAGTGCCGTACATGACTGTCTCGGCTTCCCGTTGATCACCATTGAACAAGCTCCACACACCTCTTCAAGACAGTTCATGTCCCAGTTGATCGGAGTGGTTTGTTCCCCTTTGGCATTGACCGGGTTACGACGGATTTCCATCAGTGCGGAAATGACGTTCATATTCGGACGGTAATCTAGTTCGAACTCTTCTTGGAAAGGGGCTGCTTCCGGGCTGTCCTGACGAGTAATGATAAAACGGACTTTTTTATTTTCACTCATCATTTACTTCCCCCTTTGCTTTTAGAATAGTCACGCTTACGCGGCGGGATCAGTGATGTATCCACTTCCTCGTAATGGAACTCAGGTGAATTCGTCACGGCATTGTATTTCGCCATTGTCGTCTTCAGGAATTCTTCATCATTACGTTCCGGGAAGTCAGGCTTGTAATGGGCGCCGCGGCTTTCATCACGATTCAATGCGCCGATTGTGATGACACGGGCAAGCTGCAGCATGTTCCACAATTGACGGGTGAATGTCGCACCTTGGTTGCTCCATTTTGCCGTATCATTGATATTGATTTTTTTGTAACGCTCCATCAGTTCCAGGATCTTCTCATCGGTCTGCTTCAGCTTGTCGTTATGACGTACAACCGTTACGTTATCCGTCATCCATTCGCCAAGCTCCTTATGGATAACGTACGCATTTTCCGTACCATCCATAGACATGATGTCGTTCCATTTATCTTCTTCCTGCTTCACGTAGCGCTCAAACAGTTCAGATGGAACAGATTCGGACGTTTTCTCCAAACCTTCAATATATTTAATTGCGTTAGGACCGGCGACCATACCACCGTAAATCGCAGATAATAACGAGTTCGCACCCAGACGGTTACCACCGTGCTGTGAATAATCACACTCACCGGCAGCGAATAGACCAGGGATATTCGTCATTTGATCGTAATCAACCCATAATCCACCCATTGAGTAGTGAACGGCAGGGAAGATTTTCATTGGTACTTTACGCGGATCGTCACCCATGAACTTCTCATAGATTTCGATGATTCCGCCAAGCTTGATATCAAGCTCTTTAGAATCTTTATGGGAAAGATCCAGGTAAACCATGTTCTCTCCATTAATACCAAGCTTTTGATTCACGCACACGTCAAAGATTTCACGGGTGGCGATATCACGTGGTACAAGGTTTCCGTATGCAGGATACTTCTCTTCAAGGAAGTACCAAGGCTTACCGTCTTTATACGTCCAGACTCGTCCACCTTCACCACGGGCAGATTCACTCATGAGGCGGAGCTTATCGTCCCCGGGAATCGCAGTCGGATGGATCTGGATGAACTCACCATTTGCATAGTAAGCACCCTGCTGATACACGATCGATGCAGCTGAACCTGTATTGATGACAGAGTTTGTAGACTTACCGAAGATGATCCCCGGCCCGCCTGATGCCATGATGACTGCATCTGCTGCAAAGGATTTGATTTCCATCGTTTGAAGGTTTTGCGCCACGATCCCACGTGCGACGCCTTCGTCATCAATGACGACCCCAAGGAATTCCCAACCTTCGAACTTGCTTACTAATCCAGCCACTTCATGGCGGCGTACCTGCTCGTCCAGTGCATATAACAACTGCTGACCAGTTGTCGCACCTGCGAATGCGGTTCTGTGATGCTGAGTCCCACCGAAACGACGGAAATCAAGCAATCCTTCCGGCGTACGGTTGAACATGACACCCATACGATCAAGCAAGTGGATGATCCCAGGTGCCGCTTCCGTCATCGCTTTGACAGGCGGTTGATTGGCTAAGAAATCCCCGCCATAAACCGTATCGTCAAAATGTTCCCAAGGAGAGTCCCCTTCTCCCTTCGTATTAACGGCTCCGTTAATACCGCCTTGTGCACATACAGAGTGAGAACGCTTTACGGGTACCAGTGAGAATAAATCGACTTGCGTTCCTTTTTCTGCTGCTTTAATTGTGGCCATCAGGCCGGCTAAACCGCCACCGACAACGATGATTTTGCCTTTACTCATCGTGACTCACTCCTTTTCCTACCATACTTCGAGAGCACTTATTTAATCTATCAGACTCGCATATCATTCATTCTTATACGAAGGCAAAGATTGCACGCATACCGACAATCGATAATGCCACAAAAATCCCGATCGTAACATATGTAGCAATTAATTGAGAACGTGGTGTAACCGTAAGTCCCCAGCTCACGCAGAATGACCATAAGCCGTTTGCGAAGTGGAAGATCGTTGAAAGCACACCAAGCACGTAAAATCCTAACATAAATGGATTCGATAAAATGTTTTCCATCATTTGAAAGTTCACTTCAGCTCCAAAAGCTGCCGCTACCCTTGTTTCCCAGATATGCCATGTTACGAAAATGAATGTGATCACTCCGGAAACACGTTGAAGCAAAAACATCCAGTTACGGAAATAACCGAACCTGCTTGCATTATTCTTTGAAGTGAATGCAATATAGATTCCGTAAATCGCATGGAAATACAATGGAAGGAAGATGATAAAGAGTTCAAGGAAATAACGGAAAGGAAGACTTTCCATAAAGTGTGCCGCTTGGTTAAATGACTCTTCCCCACCAGTGGCAAAATGGTTCACGACTAAATGTTGTGTTAAAAATAATCCAACTGGAATAACACCTAGCAATGAATGAAGCCTGCGATAATTAAATTCTCGATTTCCAGCCATGATTTACCCCCCTTAATGATAAAATATGAATTCGCTTTCTAATTCTATCTACCAATATTAGACAGCGATACATATTTTATATTGTAACAATAATGTGACATGTTCATTTTACTCCCAAGGAGTGGAAGCGTCAAGAAAACGTATTCATAATTTCGACAATATCGCAAAAATATTTTTAATATATTGATAACGAAAAAGAAGCGGTTTTCCCTGTTAAAATATTTGAAAATTTAAACAAATGGAGAAATAATATTATAGCGCCAAAATATCCCAACGTCATTTTTTCATTGTATGGGATGATAATTCCCCTTTTCATGTATATAATAGTTTTATAGAAAGAGGGGATTTACTTGGAACAGAAAAATGAAGAAATACAGCAGCCGTCCGTTCCAATCTTCGGATATGAAATGTTACGAGACATATTGATTCCAGATATTTTAGGCAAACATACGCCGGATATTCTCTACTGGGGTGGAAAACAGCTTTCCCGGAAGTTCCCCCTTCATTCAACCGAGGAATTATCAT
The nucleotide sequence above comes from Bacillus sp. KH172YL63. Encoded proteins:
- the sdhB gene encoding succinate dehydrogenase iron-sulfur subunit, with translation MSENKKVRFIITRQDSPEAAPFQEEFELDYRPNMNVISALMEIRRNPVNAKGEQTTPINWDMNCLEEVCGACSMVINGKPRQSCTALVDQLEQPIRLEPMRTFPVVRDLQVDRSRMFDSLKKVKAWIPIDGTYDLGPGPRMPEKKRQWAYELSKCMTCGVCLEACPNVNSKSDFIGPAPLSQVRLFNAHPTGAMNQDERLEAIMGDGGLANCGNSQNCVQSCPKGIPLTTSIAALNRETTFQMFKNFFGSDHMVD
- the sdhA gene encoding succinate dehydrogenase flavoprotein subunit; this translates as MSKGKIIVVGGGLAGLMATIKAAEKGTQVDLFSLVPVKRSHSVCAQGGINGAVNTKGEGDSPWEHFDDTVYGGDFLANQPPVKAMTEAAPGIIHLLDRMGVMFNRTPEGLLDFRRFGGTQHHRTAFAGATTGQQLLYALDEQVRRHEVAGLVSKFEGWEFLGVVIDDEGVARGIVAQNLQTMEIKSFAADAVIMASGGPGIIFGKSTNSVINTGSAASIVYQQGAYYANGEFIQIHPTAIPGDDKLRLMSESARGEGGRVWTYKDGKPWYFLEEKYPAYGNLVPRDIATREIFDVCVNQKLGINGENMVYLDLSHKDSKELDIKLGGIIEIYEKFMGDDPRKVPMKIFPAVHYSMGGLWVDYDQMTNIPGLFAAGECDYSQHGGNRLGANSLLSAIYGGMVAGPNAIKYIEGLEKTSESVPSELFERYVKQEEDKWNDIMSMDGTENAYVIHKELGEWMTDNVTVVRHNDKLKQTDEKILELMERYKKININDTAKWSNQGATFTRQLWNMLQLARVITIGALNRDESRGAHYKPDFPERNDEEFLKTTMAKYNAVTNSPEFHYEEVDTSLIPPRKRDYSKSKGGSK
- a CDS encoding succinate dehydrogenase cytochrome b558 subunit, with amino-acid sequence MAGNREFNYRRLHSLLGVIPVGLFLTQHLVVNHFATGGEESFNQAAHFMESLPFRYFLELFIIFLPLYFHAIYGIYIAFTSKNNASRFGYFRNWMFLLQRVSGVITFIFVTWHIWETRVAAAFGAEVNFQMMENILSNPFMLGFYVLGVLSTIFHFANGLWSFCVSWGLTVTPRSQLIATYVTIGIFVALSIVGMRAIFAFV